The Microcoleus sp. AS-A8 genome segment TCGTAGACATCCAACGCCATAGGCTTAAACTCGTCGTAAGATGCGATCGCAGTGGCTGTTGGTTTCGCTTGACCATTTGACGTACTCACAGCACCATCCATATGACGAATCCACTTGAGCAAAGTATTGAAATCTTTTGCTCTAACTTGCTTGGCGTTAGACTCAAAATCAGGGCTTTTCAGCCCAGCGTCTAGCATGTGCAAACCCTTATCCGTCAGGGAAAGCTTGACCGATCTGTTTTTTGTGGCACTCGCGATCGCCCCCTCTTTTTCTAATTGTTCAAAAAAAACCTGATAGTCTCCAGCCTTCTCCTTTGTCTGTAGAATTCGCTTAATTAATTCACTCTTCTTGACTTCGTGCCCTTCTCTGCCCATGTCCCACAAGGCAAGCAGCAAGCGAATCTTGGATTGCTGTTCGTTAACCCCTGAATCATTAGGTTTGGCTTTATTTTTTGCTGACATGTTGATAATTCTCAGTAATTTGAGTGATAAGATAAAAGATTTACAAACTAATCCCTCAAGTTATTGTAACTACGTCGATTAAAAACAATAATCAGGAACGGCAATATATAATGCTTCCGTAAATTTACGGAAATCTGAAATCTTTTATCCGTGAATTGAGGTTGCAATATCAGTGATGAAATTTTTAGGAATTGACCTCGGCTGGACATCTGGAGCAAGTGGTCTATGTTGCCTAGAATGGTCAGATGGCAGCCTACATCTACTAGATTTAGACCGACAGCAAACAACCACAGACATCTTAAATTGGGTAGACAAATGGACGGCACCCAGCGAACCCGCCATGATTGCCGTCGATGCCCCCACCCTCATTCCCAACACCACAGGGATGCGTCTACCCGACAAACTCACCCACCAGCACTTCCGCCACTATCACGCCGGTTGCTACCCCGCCAATCTCGGACGCCCCTTTGCCCAACACACCATCGAATTTGGTCTAATCCTAGAAGCACGAGGATTTGTCCACGCCCCCATCATTACCCCCCAAATTCCAGGACGCTACCAAATCGAAGTCTATCCCCATCCTGCGATCGTCCATCTATTCGGACTCACCCGCATCCTAAAATACAAAAAAGGCAAACTCAGCGATCGCCACTCCGAACTCCTCAAACTCCACCAATACATCCTCACCATCCTACCCACCCTCACCCCCTCCCTAACCCTCCCCTCTCCCTGCCCTCTGCGCCTCTGTGGTTCGTTTCTTCCCACCGGAATCGCCCTCAAAGCGATCGAAGACCAACTCGATAGCCTGATCTGCGCCTATGTCGCCGCCCACTGGTGGTACTGGGGAAGCGATCGCAACTGGGTACTCGGCGACAGCACCACCGGCTATATCGTCATTCCAGCCCCCACAATCAATAACTCAAAGCTCAGCGATCGCTTTGTGGCAAAATGATAAGCGTAAAGAAAAGATTAACTATCAGGTAATTGAAGTGAGTCCAACTGCCCCAGCACCAATGACCGCTCGCCGCATGGTTTTTCCATTCACTGCCATTGTGGGTCAGGAAGAAATGAAACTGGCGCTACTGCTGAATGTGATTGACCCCAAAGTTGGCGGAGTCATGATCATGGGCGATCGCGGCACCGGCAAATCCACCACCATTCGGGCGTTGGCTGACCTATTACCAGAAATTGACGTAATCGCCGACGACCCCTTCAACAGCGACCCCAACGACCCTGACGGGATAAGTGATAATACCTCATCACAAAATCCCTCAATTGTCAAGAAAAAAGTCCCGATGGTTGACCTCCCCTTAGGCGCAACCGAAGACCGAGTCTGCGGCACCATTGATATTGAAAAAGCCTTATCCGAAGGCGTGAAAGCCTTTGAACCCGGACTGCTTGCCAAAGCCAATCGTGGCATCCTCTATGTAGACGAAGTCAACCTATTAGACGACCACTTAGTCGATGTCCTCCTAGACTCCGCCGCCAGTGGTTGGAACACCGTTGAACGAGAAGGCATCTCCATTCGCCACCCAGCCCGCTTTGTTCTCGTCGGTTCCGGCAACCCCGAAGAAGGCGAACTGCGACCCCAACTCCTTGATCGCTTTGGGATGCACGCAGAAATCCGCACCGTCAAAGAGCCAGCCTTGCGTGTCGAGATTGTGGAACAACGGGCTGCATTTGACCAAAATCCCCAGGCATTCATGGAGCAGTATCAGCCTGAGCAAGAAGCCATGCAGCAAAAGCTTGTTGCCGCTCAACAGCTACTGCCTCAAGTCGAGCTAGACTACGACTTGCGGGTAAAAATTTCTCAAGTCTGCTCAGAACTCGATGTAGATGGACTTAGAGGTGATATTGTGACCAATCGTGCTGCCAAAGCACTGGCGGCCTTGGAAGGACGCAACGAAGTCACCGTTGATGATATCCGCCGTGTGATCACCTTATGTCTGCGTCACCGTCTACGCAAAGACCCACTCGAATCCATTGACTCCGGTTACAAAGTAGAAAAAGTCTTTAGCCGCGTTTTTGGCTTGGAGGCGTCGTCAGCGGAAAATTCAGCCGCTACAGCCAATGGAGTTCGTTAATTCAACGCAGGTTGGAACGTTGGCAGGTTGGAACGTTGGCAGGTTAAACGTTCTAACCTGCAACTTGTTAATCTATTAACCAATAATCTGTTAACCTTCAACGTATTAGCCTGCAACTCGACGTCACTGACCTCCGGAGTAGAGCGCGGAGGCTTGAAAGAGGAAGACTCACCACCTTCTTAATTCAGGACTAAAACAGTGTCTAGCCAATTGCTGAACTACCTGGGAGTGGTATCCCGCAAGACGTTAAGAATGCCTCCCTAGTTTTTAACCCCTCTGGGGTCAGCGGCGAAGGGAAATATATACCTAGCAATAGGACTTATCGTCAATGTTTGTTCCCGTTGTAAACAGTGAAAACAGACCGTTAATGCCGACTACTCCAAGCCGTGCAAAGCGTTGGATTAAGTTAGGTAAAGCAACACCGTTCTGGAAGAAAGGAGTGTTTTGTGTTCGACTCAACGTAGAACCTTCTAACACAAATCGTCAGCCAATAGCGGTAGGAATTGACCCAGGTTCAAAGCGAGAAGCATTTACAGTCAAATCTCAAGCTCACACTTACCTCAATGTGCAAACCCATGCTGTTGACTGGGTGAAAGACCATGTTGAGGTGAGACGAAATATGCGACGAGCAAGACGCTTTCGCAATACCCCCTGTCGTCAAAACCGAGCTAACAGATTAGTCAATAAAACCCGCATTCCTCCATCTACCAAAGCACGATGGCAGTGGAAGCTAAGGATAGTTAACTGGCTAACCAAGATGTTTCCTGTATCGGCTTTTGTTGTGGAGGACATTAAAGCCTGCACATGGAAGAACGGACGTAAGTGGAATGTTTCGTTCAGTCCCCTAGAGGTAGGCAAGCACTGGTTCTATTCTGAACTCAGAAAAATTGCTCATCTTGAGACTAAATCTGGAAACGATACTTACGAGCTGCGACAAAGTTTAGGACTTCATAAGTCCAAGCAGAAGCTGTCAAATAAGTTTGAAGCGCATTGTGTTGATTCTTGGGTGCTAGCTAATTGGTATGTGGGAGGACACACCGAATCAGACAATATCAAACTGATTGAGGTTGTCCCACTAGAGTTCCATCGTAGACAATTGCACCGTTTACAACATGCTCCTGGACACATACGTTCTCGATATGGTGGAACCATTAGTGCTGGATTCAAGCGTGGCTCAATCGTTAAACATCCTAAATACGGGTTCTGTTACGTTGGCGGCTGGGCATTGTCTCCAACAAAGAAAGATCCAGGCCGGAAAACAATTAGCTTGCACAGTTTGAATACTGGCAAGCGGCTAACTCAAAACGCAGTGCCTATGGATTGCAAGTTTTTGTCTTACAACTCGTGGCGCATAGCAAATTGATTTGTAAAGCCGTCCTAAAAGGACGCGGAGCTTTAGTGAGCAGTTTCTAACCCAGGAATTTCGATGACAGAACCCCTGATTGAACTAAAGGGAGTTAGCAAGTCTTTTGGTGATAATATCATCCTGGATCATGTTGACTTGACCATTTATCGGGGCGAGGCGCTGGGGATTATTGGTCCTTCTGGTACCGGAAAATCAACCATTCTGCGAATTATTGCGGGTCTCACTCCCGTTGAGACTGGGGAAATTTATGTGGCAGGGCAACAGCGCCAAGGTTTAATCGAGGATGCCCAAGACCCCATTGGTATTGGCATGGTGTTTCAACAGGCGGCGTTGTTCGACTCGTTGACGGTGGAAGAAAATGTCGGTTTCTTGCTTTACCAGCACTCAAAATTACCGCGCAAGCGGATTCGGGAATTGGTTGCTCGCAGCCTGGAGAAGGTCGGTTTACCAGGTATCGGCAACCGCTACCCATCTGAGTTATCCGGAGGGATGCGCAAGCGCGTCAGCTTTGCTCGTGCCATCATGGCTAACCCCGATAATGCCAAGGACAACCCGCAAGTTTTACTCTATGATGAGCCAACGGCTGGTCTTGACCCGATCGCTTCCACCGTGATTGAGGATTTAGTCCGTCAACTCCAGTTTGCCGATGAGGGTTGCGGTTCCTACGTCATGGTAACTCACCAAGACAGTACGATTCGCCGCACGACTGACCGGGTTGTGTTTCTCTACAGAGGCAAGATACAGTGGCAAGGTAAGGTTAACGAGATTGATACGACGGATAATCCTCTAGTACGACAATTTTTTAGTGCTAGTATCACTGGACCCATTCAGGCAATTGGGTAGGATACCTATATAGTGAATAGCGATCAGTTCACAGGCGGTTAGCTGTTATTTGTAATTCAGTATTGGTTCTGGGTAAGAGGTAGAGGGCAGAAAGCTAACAGTTAACAGCTAATAGCGAAGGAAGAAAAATTATGCGATCGCGAACAGTTCGAGAAGGCTCTGTTGGATTGTTAATCCTGGTAGGACTTGCTGTATTTGTTGGTTTAGTACTATGGATACGAGACCAAACATTTGGCGATCGTAACTACCAGTTCAGCGTGAAATTTGCCAATGTTGCTGGCATGAAAACGGGTGCGATGGTACGCTATCGCGGTGTTAAGGTAGGGAGAATCACGGAGATTGCACCGGAAACCAATGGCGTTAATGCCACTGTTGAAATTACGAACCCTGAGTTGTTAATCCCTAAAGATGTGGTCATTGAAGCCAATCAAGCCGGTTTAGTTGGCGAAGCCTCAATTGACATCACGCCCCGAACAACGCTACCAGTGGGAGCAGAGTCAATCAATCCTCGGAGTCGTCAATGCAATTCCACTCTAGTAATTTGTGACAACGATCGTCTCCAGGGTCGGATTGGTGTCAGTTTTGAGGAACTGCTACGCAACACCATTCGCCTCGCTGAAGTTTATACCGACCCCAAGTTTTTTGGTAACGTCCAAACTCTAACTCAAAACGCTGCGGTTGCTGCAACCAGTGTCACGCAACTGACCAACGAATTGACTCTTTTGTCTCGTTCTGCTCGACAAGAATTAGGTAGCTTCTCGACGGCTACCAATACCCTTTC includes the following:
- a CDS encoding DUF429 domain-containing protein, translating into MKFLGIDLGWTSGASGLCCLEWSDGSLHLLDLDRQQTTTDILNWVDKWTAPSEPAMIAVDAPTLIPNTTGMRLPDKLTHQHFRHYHAGCYPANLGRPFAQHTIEFGLILEARGFVHAPIITPQIPGRYQIEVYPHPAIVHLFGLTRILKYKKGKLSDRHSELLKLHQYILTILPTLTPSLTLPSPCPLRLCGSFLPTGIALKAIEDQLDSLICAYVAAHWWYWGSDRNWVLGDSTTGYIVIPAPTINNSKLSDRFVAK
- the bchI gene encoding magnesium chelatase ATPase subunit I, which translates into the protein MTARRMVFPFTAIVGQEEMKLALLLNVIDPKVGGVMIMGDRGTGKSTTIRALADLLPEIDVIADDPFNSDPNDPDGISDNTSSQNPSIVKKKVPMVDLPLGATEDRVCGTIDIEKALSEGVKAFEPGLLAKANRGILYVDEVNLLDDHLVDVLLDSAASGWNTVEREGISIRHPARFVLVGSGNPEEGELRPQLLDRFGMHAEIRTVKEPALRVEIVEQRAAFDQNPQAFMEQYQPEQEAMQQKLVAAQQLLPQVELDYDLRVKISQVCSELDVDGLRGDIVTNRAAKALAALEGRNEVTVDDIRRVITLCLRHRLRKDPLESIDSGYKVEKVFSRVFGLEASSAENSAATANGVR
- a CDS encoding RRXRR domain-containing protein; this encodes MPTTPSRAKRWIKLGKATPFWKKGVFCVRLNVEPSNTNRQPIAVGIDPGSKREAFTVKSQAHTYLNVQTHAVDWVKDHVEVRRNMRRARRFRNTPCRQNRANRLVNKTRIPPSTKARWQWKLRIVNWLTKMFPVSAFVVEDIKACTWKNGRKWNVSFSPLEVGKHWFYSELRKIAHLETKSGNDTYELRQSLGLHKSKQKLSNKFEAHCVDSWVLANWYVGGHTESDNIKLIEVVPLEFHRRQLHRLQHAPGHIRSRYGGTISAGFKRGSIVKHPKYGFCYVGGWALSPTKKDPGRKTISLHSLNTGKRLTQNAVPMDCKFLSYNSWRIAN
- a CDS encoding ATP-binding cassette domain-containing protein; amino-acid sequence: MTEPLIELKGVSKSFGDNIILDHVDLTIYRGEALGIIGPSGTGKSTILRIIAGLTPVETGEIYVAGQQRQGLIEDAQDPIGIGMVFQQAALFDSLTVEENVGFLLYQHSKLPRKRIRELVARSLEKVGLPGIGNRYPSELSGGMRKRVSFARAIMANPDNAKDNPQVLLYDEPTAGLDPIASTVIEDLVRQLQFADEGCGSYVMVTHQDSTIRRTTDRVVFLYRGKIQWQGKVNEIDTTDNPLVRQFFSASITGPIQAIG